A genomic region of Corticium candelabrum chromosome 6, ooCorCand1.1, whole genome shotgun sequence contains the following coding sequences:
- the LOC134181301 gene encoding nucleolar protein 7-like encodes MKKTVAGATEGRELKKTRRSTRLLSKRTAVQLNKEETERDNKEETEHDDKPEEVTFIQGAAQAKEERQLVTNAAIKTSETLRRKRRGLAERNRLQKEAKRANAMQRLPDEILEAVARKQQESTEDSSLQNQESSDDEDDGIVRTTDTNVNQVDHQSFDVVTVDQVVNKPRKLNTHALSFKQKHLYGDRLKRVDGLTFMSLKLKRHGPAVNFRQVNS; translated from the exons ATGAAGAAGACGGTAGCTGGCGCTACAGAGGGAAGGGAGCTAAAGAAGACAAGGAGATCGACTCGTCTGCTGTCTAAACGTACTGCTGTACAACTAAACAAGGAAGAGACAGAGCGCGACAACAAGGAAGAGACAGAGCACGACGATAAACCTGAAGAAGTGACGTTCATCCAGGGTGCGGCGCAGGCGAAGGAGGAGAGACAACTTGTCACTAACGCAGCTATTAA AACTTCAGAAACACTGCGCAGAAAGAGAAGAGGGTTGGCAGAGAGAAACAGACTCCAGAAG GAGGCAAAAAGAGCAAATGCAATGCAACGTCTTCCTGACGAAATCTTAGAGGCAGTAGCTAGGAAACAGCAAGAGAGTACAGAAGACAGTTCATTGCAAAACCAGGAGAGTTCAGACGACGAAGATGACGGCATTGTCCGCACGACTGACACAAATGTCAACCA GGTAGACCATCAATCTTTTGATGTGGTTACTGTAGATCAGGTAGTGAACAAGCCAAGAAAGCTAAACACTCATGCATTGAGTTTCAAGCAGAAACATTTGTATGGTGATCGTTTGAAGAGAGTAGATG GTCTAACCTTTATGTCACTAAAACTCAAACGTCATGGTCCTGCAGTCAACTTTCGACAAGTAAACTCATAG